The Acanthochromis polyacanthus isolate Apoly-LR-REF ecotype Palm Island chromosome 5, KAUST_Apoly_ChrSc, whole genome shotgun sequence genome includes a window with the following:
- the nudt2 gene encoding bis(5'-nucleosyl)-tetraphosphatase [asymmetrical] — protein MALRACGFIVFRRLASCIPPAGNIEYLLLQTSYGEHHWTPPKGHVDPGEDDLTTALRETREEAGLGAEQLRVIDGFLQELRYEVRGKPKEVLYWLAELRDPGTAVTLSDEHQDYRWAQLEEACSLAGYKDLQDTLRAAQRHLEAQQDKQ, from the exons ATGGCATTGCGAGCTTGTGGCTTTATAGTGTTTCGACGTCTTGCCAGTTGCATTCCTCCAGCAGGCAATATAGAGTATCTACTTTTGCAGACTTCCTATGGTGAGCACCACTGGACCCCACCCAAAG GTCATGTGGACCCGGGTGAGGACGACCTCACTACAGCTCTGAGAGAGACCAGGGAGGAGGCAGGTTTAGGGGCCGAGCAATTGCGGGTAATTGACGGTTTCCTTCAGGAGCTGCGCTACGAGGTGCGAGGAAAACCCAAAGAGGTGCTGTATTGGCTGGCCGAGCTGAGAGACCCAGGAACCGCTGTGACTCTGTCTGACGAACACCAGGACTACCGCTGGGCCCAGCTGGAGGAGGCCTGCTCTCTGGCTGGGTACAAAGACCTGCAGGACACTCTTAGGGCAGCACAGAGACACTTGGAGGCTCAGCAAGACAAACAGTGA
- the rfesd gene encoding Rieske domain-containing protein isoform X1 yields MEENEQPTGGPYFVGKKDELIEAKRSFRTLEDRDILIIHHQGVFYALDSYCYHAGGLLQNGDIEELNGRLCIICPKHKYKITLAEGESLYKANDPRDPQPVPRWYSKGMKQRTHTVTEINGEVFVKLSKSQGWLESDFFQGEKGKLERAKAEAAEQKEKEKKKEKKKLENTK; encoded by the exons ATGGAGGAGAACGAGCAACCGACAGGAGGGCCGTATTTTGTGGGCAAAAAGGATGAACTGATTGAGGCAAAGCGCTCCTTCAGAACACTAGAGGACCGGGATATACTGATTATCCACCATCAGGGAGTCTTCTACGCTCTGGACTCTTACTGCTATC ATGCTGGGGGATTGCTGCAGAATGGAGACATTGAG gaGCTTAATGGCAGGCTGTGCATAATTTGTCCGAAGCACAAGTACAAGATCACGTTAGCCGAAGGAGAGAGTTTGTACAAGGCCAACGACCCCCGGGATCCACAGCCTGTTCCCAGATGGTACTCGAAGGGCATGAAGCAGCGGACGCACACGGTTACAGAGATCAACGGGGAAGTCTTTGTCAAGCTCTCCAAGAGCCAGGGCTGGCTAGAGTCAGACTTCTTCCAGGGAGAAAAAGGCAAGCTGGAAAGAGCAAAAGCAGAGGCAgctgaacagaaagaaaaggaaaagaaaaaagagaagaaaaagcttGAGAACACCAAATGA
- the rfesd gene encoding Rieske domain-containing protein isoform X2 translates to MEENEQPTGGPYFVGKKDELIEAKRSFRTLEDRDILIIHHQGVFYALDSYCYHAGGLLQNGDIEHKYKITLAEGESLYKANDPRDPQPVPRWYSKGMKQRTHTVTEINGEVFVKLSKSQGWLESDFFQGEKGKLERAKAEAAEQKEKEKKKEKKKLENTK, encoded by the exons ATGGAGGAGAACGAGCAACCGACAGGAGGGCCGTATTTTGTGGGCAAAAAGGATGAACTGATTGAGGCAAAGCGCTCCTTCAGAACACTAGAGGACCGGGATATACTGATTATCCACCATCAGGGAGTCTTCTACGCTCTGGACTCTTACTGCTATC ATGCTGGGGGATTGCTGCAGAATGGAGACATTGAG CACAAGTACAAGATCACGTTAGCCGAAGGAGAGAGTTTGTACAAGGCCAACGACCCCCGGGATCCACAGCCTGTTCCCAGATGGTACTCGAAGGGCATGAAGCAGCGGACGCACACGGTTACAGAGATCAACGGGGAAGTCTTTGTCAAGCTCTCCAAGAGCCAGGGCTGGCTAGAGTCAGACTTCTTCCAGGGAGAAAAAGGCAAGCTGGAAAGAGCAAAAGCAGAGGCAgctgaacagaaagaaaaggaaaagaaaaaagagaagaaaaagcttGAGAACACCAAATGA